ggcaaaaaataaaccaggcaGCCAAACCTGCTGTGATAACTGGCAATGCCATTTCAGCTTGGCTAGCTGTAGGTGAACTTTCTTAAAGGTGGGACTGGAGGTTAGGGAGTTAACATTTGACTCTTCATTGCAAAAACTAGGTAAGATTTCCTTCCACATGCCCTCTGGGTCAATATTTGAGTTTTAACGTGTGTTTGTTTTAGGGAGAGTTTGAATGAGGCAGAGGTGGGCAAAAACTGAGCTAGCCTTCTACATCAATGCAACTGCTCCTTTTCCATGACACTCAGGTTCAGTGAGGAGTGAGGGAATTTTCAGTGAGGTGCCTGTCCTGGGTGCCtgggttttcctctttcttccgacttcccccctccttctttcttccttttaatttgtttgtttcataTATAACTTTCCATTCCTTGTCATCCTAAATGGAGTTTCTTTACACACGACTGTAGCTTGTTCCCATGGGGTCAGATCTGCTTCTTTTCAAATCAAAGAGGAAATCACCCTTTCATTACAAGAGACACACACTTGGGTCTCTGGAGTAAGATACCCACTTCTGGTATTTCCCTAATTGCGAGAGGTCCCTCAGCAGATCCTCTACCCCTTGGACACCCATATCTCCAAAGGAACTTTCCATAGGGATTTTTCACTCCTCTCTTGGGATGAAAAGGGTCCCTAGGATCCAGTAGATGAGCTGAGACtttttcatccattttctcGTGGCAGAACAGATGGGGATTCAATTTCCACTTCTTCGGGTCAGTCTCCAGTGCTCTGGACCATAGCTGCGTCCTTTTCCATACTAGTTGATAAAGTTCGGTGTAAAAGTATCTTCAACCCAGTGAAAATACCAGGATTTATGCTATCATCCGGAGCAGAATCAGGtctaaatctgaaaaaaaaaaagctgcaaaacGAAGGGCTGCAAGAGGGAGCAGACAGCAGCTGGTTCTGACCGTGCGCTGCTTGTTTACAGAAGGGCATAGATGACACCGTGCATTCCAAACGAGCTTCAGCCATTTCCTtccaggaagagcagggaaacgGTCTCTCTGGGGCTCTGCCGTCTGCTCGGGGGTGACAGTGAGGGAAATAACACGGTGTCCCCACGGGCGGCCGGCAGTGCGGCGGGTACCGTCGCCCCGGAGCGGAGGGCTGGTGCCCGGTGTCCTCTGCGCCCCAGTTGCAGCACCGCtcctcccagcctgtcctgggcCGCCGGCTTGGTTTAATAAGGCAGCACAGGGAGCTTCAGCAAACCGAGCCCTAACGCGGGTTCGAGAGAGTAGGTTTTCCCCCTCCAACTAGCACCTTCTGAGAGCGAGGGGTGGGAACAGGACGGGAATAAAAAAGGCAGGTTTGGGGACAGGAAGAAAACCCGACACCGTTTCATGTCTGGAGCAAAATACTAAACGTGAGGAAAGGCTGGGTGCTCGCCTCCGGCATTTCTGCGTTTTTGTCTTGTTGATGGTACAGTCCCccttaaagcttttcttttgggCACATGAGGACCCCTTGAGACCCCGTCAGTGTTTCTGTGAGAGATGCTTAGGTCTCAGGTGACGCTGTCACTCGCGGGCGGGATATGAAAAGATGCGCAGCACAGCTGGCTGCTAGCTCAATTCTGGTTAAAtcaaatctaaaaaaaaaataaataaataaaaaaaaatccactcaCGGAAGCCACTGAAATGCTGTCGATTTGCGTTTACCTGTGCCTCCTGCCTCCACGGAACTAAATTCACATCATAAATACTCTTCTGCTTTCAAATCAGGGAGTCTGCCACGCAGATTGTGTTTCTACTGCTTATTCTAACATTAAAAGGTTGCCGCAGTTTTATGGCTCTCGATGAGTCTGGAAGCGATAGCAATTGAAATCGAAAGCCCAAATTCCTACACGATTTACTCACTGCAATCAGTAAAGCAGCGGATCTTGTTTCCTCAGGCAAACTTATCCTGAATGTCCTAGGAGGGGGAATCGGGCCGTTTCCCCCTCGTCCCAGGTTTTGATCTAACAAGGTAAAAATCTCCAGagcctcctgctgcaggagggaagcGCTGCTTCGGGCAGCCAACaggtataaataaataaataaataaataaataagaatcgGCAGGTGACCTCCAAATAGATGCTGGTATGCGACATTCAGAGCTAGATGGAGACAGAAACTTGTGCTCGTTCGGATCCTGTAAACGCCATTACATGCTCTCCTAGGCGCATCCCACTCACGGCTCTGTCCTCTCGCTCCTCAACACCACTTACGTGTTGTGTGCTGTCATTGTACCAGCTTGTCTTTACACCCCAGAATAATGCGCCTATTATTCTCTTCTTTCCAAAGCTTCCACCTCTAACCATGTCATAAAAAATAGCCTTAATAAAACAGTGATAATTACGCCATTATTGTTAACACTACccattaaaaatttaaaaataggcTTTCTGCTTTGGTCACCCATTGCCTCTACGTATCAGGGGTTTGGTCGGCAATAAATAGTTTCGCTATATGTCAAAACTTTCTTCCTATTCTAAAAACGTCAAAACGTGGGTTTTTAGAGCAACTGAAGGCGCATCGTGGGTTTCCAGTCGTAATTGGGCATCATCGGTCACAAGTTATTGACACCTTGTTGACCGGcgaaggaaaataaatatccCGGGGGAAAGGAGCGTGTGGTGTGTCTTTCCCTCTCCAGGCTTACCACTTTTAAGGAAAATGCCTGATTTATGTGTGTATAACTCTAGCAATATTTGAATGTCCACTTATGATTTCCTtgttttggggagggggaaagttTCGTTCGCTTTCCTGATGCGGGACACCTTTCAGCAGCGGTAATGCTGAAATGGGTGCAATACCCTTTCGAAAGCAGTCTCCCTGATCTCACCTCGGCCATATATCAGCAAGGAAAGCTGTAAACTCGGAGAAATAAATCAGTTTGAAAAGTTTTGAGGATAGTTATAACATCCCGGCTGTGACCAAGCGAGTGAGAGAGACTTAATGGGTTTTAAATCTCGGTCTGGAACAGCCAAGGAAAGGagggggctgggaggggacaAAACCCCGAAGAGATACACTTTCCAATCTGCCTGGAAATTAATCCCAAATGAGGGAGTCTCCTTCCAAATCGGTCTTGACAGATCTGTGGGAAACACTAGACAGAAGGCAGAGCGCCGGACCCGCATTCCCGGAGAGGCACAGCACCGCCGCCGCGGCGGGGAGCGTGATGGGCTCCTCGCCTTGCCACACCGTGCCACCGCCTGTCTTCTTCCTGCGGGAGTGAAAATAGACATTTTAACAAGCCTTTATCAACCCAATCTAAAATGACCCCAAAACTTCGAGTCCAACAgagactttatttatttttcttttcttttcttttcttttcttttcttttcttttcttttcttttcttttcttttcttttcttttcttttcttttcttttcttttcttttcttttctttttcttttcttttttaattttttcctttcctttacattttttcctttaggaCTCCACTCGGGCCTTCAACTCTCTGTCTTTACCCTCGGCAAATAACCTCGTGTGTCCGTGTGCGGTGGCGTGCGTATGTCAGTGAGTGGATGTACCTCAGCCGTCCGTGGCAATGACCATCATCTCGGGCTTAACAAAACCTCCCACCCGAGGTACATGGCGGGACGCATTCTGGTGGGAAAGGATTAAGAATGGGGTGATTAAGGAGGCAGCAGTGGCTTGTAAAcgaaaatggaaaaaattgtGGGGATGGATCAGCATAATCCACGGGAATCATCCCCAGGGCTCCAGCCTGCCTGAAACAGGATTTCCCATTAACCTCCGCAGTTGTCTCCATCGCCTGCTCTGAGAGCGCTCCCTCGTATTCTGAATTCAGCTGCCGgttactgttttatttaaaaagagataTGGATATCCCTCCTCTTGCTCCCCCCGGACTCGTAGTACTCGTAGTTACTCGTACATTACTCGTATTAATGAGTCCGTCCACCACAGACAAGTCTCCGAAACGGCTATTTGGCTGAGCTAGGCAGGAAGCTGGAGGTGAGAATTTCCCCGCAAGCCTGCGACTGCCCTGAGCCTGGGGGGACGCTGAACCTCCACCCCCGCCTCCCAGAGGTGCCAGGGACATGAATCCAGTCCCCCCAGCAAAGTGCATGGACCATGCAGCCACCCTTGGGAAGCAGTACCAGCGCGACACGGGCACAGTGCTGCCCAAAACCGCCACCTCGCTTTGCCTGGCTCCACCGCACAGTTCCACACCCCTCTGTGCTGCTCCGTGCAGCGGAATCAGCGCTGACCCTTTGCCTCTGCTCAGCGGGAGAAGGCGCCCTGCGGCCACCGGCCAAGTGACGAAGCAGGACTGCCTTACCATAGAATCAcccattcttccttccttccttccttccttccttccttccttccttccttccttccttccttccttccatccatccatccatccgtcagCCGGACCTAATCCTGCTCCCTCGGCTCCCGCACAGTCTGTGGGGCAGAGCCTGGCTGCGTCGGGTCCTCATGTGGAGCTGGAGGGGCACACACCGGTCTAGAGGCTGGcaagggagagaagggaaagggaatttAGCAGTGCGTTTTCAAGAAACTGGCAAGCTTTGGAGCAGTGCACGCATCACACGAATGATTGAAAATTGTGCAATCCGGAGCATTGTGTGCACACGACGCACGTTTGCATGGAAACACGCGTGTGTGTCTACATAGGGAGAAAGGGAGATTGGTGGCGAGAGACCTGTGAGAATTCCTGGTTTATCCCCCTGAAATCAGTATGCCTATTGCTGGGAGCACACTTTAATCCATGCATCCAGCAGATCCGGAATCCTGTTTCTCTGTCTCCCTGCATCGTGCCTGTCTGGCTCACTAGGCTGGGCAGAAAATCGCAGCGTGTTTCCTATTGCTCTGCCTTGTTCCCCACCGAAGCAACGTCACGTCAAATATGCCAGTAAATTCCTTACCGGGTTAGGAACGTAATTGGTCGAATGTTTTCTGTAACCTGACTAGCCAATAACACTCCGAGAAAAAATTTAGAACAACCTAGTTAAGACAGATGGTGAAAATGACTTGACACTACATGTGTGAGTCAGTATTAACTAAAGACGAAGTACTTTCCGCACTCATTAGAAATATCATAATACTCTAAAAAGACCCCATGTGCCGCTATATTTGCGGTACAAGGTCCCTTATTTTCAGACAAATGCTGTCCAAATAGTTGCCCTTGTCATTTCTGTTATAACAACATCCACTAGCTAGCATAAGCTCTGGCCTTGATAACTTGCATTTTTCGGAGCCTGTATTACTCTTGGCAGACCTTCTTCTTGcagtttttcctcctgaaagCAGATAATAATTTTTGCAAAACAATTAGGTAAATAGGAGAAGGTGGAGGAGACGTCAAACCCTCTTAAAAGCACGAAAATCGTTGAACAAATGGAAACTGCAAGGGAAGAAACAAGAGTAATAGACAAACAGCAGATAATTAGGATAACCACAGTTACGAAAAGTGAAGTAGTTGTATCTTTTCAGCTGTAAAGCACCACAAATATGTAACCGCGATTCCAAAATTTAAACTAACGTTTTAGTCTCAGTCAACAGAAATCAATAGCAGTTATACGAGCAGGAACCGATATTGAACCAGAACAAGAAGTCAAAGGTATTTCTACATTCAAATGTCACCAGCAGTTTTCCTTACACTTAAGTTTGCAAAGGATTCTTAAAGCCTTATATATGCAGTTATGCGGAAGCTGATTGCCAGCAATAAATAATGCATCCAAGGAAGAGGCTTGAGTATGTATCTTCTCACTTCCAGGATGCAGCTAGGGATCTTCGCCTAAATTCTACATCAAGGTTGTGGCTTAAGGCAGTCAAAAGGCTATTTAATTGTCAGGCAAGGCTTCCCCCTGCGGAACTCTCTCCGCATGTTACAACCTCTTTGCAGCTCAGCTCCATATGCATCTCTTTTTCACACTTCCCTCTCCATCTCGGGTTCCTACACCTGGTGCATCACGCATTTAGCCCATTCGCTCCGGCTCTTCCTTTCATCTTCCCCATGGCAGACGTTTCTATTTATCCACTGGCAATCAATGTGTGGCGTCACCGGTGGTACTGTAATGACGACTGCACCATTGAGGATGACAGCTTAGAAAGAAGAGGGCAATGGTGATCCCTCCCAGAGCAGCGCAGCAGAGTGTAGCGCTCGCATCACAAGGTCACCCTATCTCACCGCTTGCTCCTCTGCATTGCCAGGAGAGGGTTGCTGGGTTTGTAAGAGGTTGGGGCGGGAGCggaagggaggggggggaaagatctgcacttttttcccccctctcttaAGCAAAGCCATAATGGAAACCAGAAAGGAGATGGTGATGTTTCTGGAGGGGACACAACTTGGCGCTCTAGTTGGCAAGAGGGTGCCTAATTTGTCCGAAGCAGTGGGGAGCCCCGCTCCGGAGCCGCAGGAGATGATCCATCGGAACTGCCTCAGCCCCAGACCTGGCCCCTTGTCGTCCcgggagagaggaggaggaggaggtggcggAGGAGAAGACGAAGAGGAGGTGGAGGTGCTGCCAGGGACAGGGACGGTGCCAGAGAGCCGCTCTGCAGCGGCAGCGCTGCTTTCGGCCGgacagcagcccccagccccggaGCCCCCCTCCGCCAAAGGGCACCAGAGCAGCTCGGACACAGAGTCGGATTTCTATGAGGAAATCGAGGTGAGCTGCACCCCGGACTGCGCCACGGGGAGCGCCGAGTACCAGCACAGCAAAGGTACCCAACTCCTTCCCATGCCTCCAGCCCCCCGCCCGCGCCGGGGCCGGGTGGCAGCaccgggggggaggggggactGCCGAAGGGGTCTTCCCCTCGCCACTGGAATGAGGGGCAGCGAAATCGGGGTGTTTATGGGGGGACCCTCCTTTCCTGGCTGGTTcctcagctccctgccacagggAGGCTTGTTTAGGAGTCAGAGAACACGACACCGGCTAGCCCCCGCGTCCCTGGAGGGGAGCCAGGCTTCCCGCCGTGGATGCATCAGGTCTGCAGCTTGTCCCGTAGGACGCCCTTAGCCAAGATAATCAACCACTCTCCCCCtccatctatttttttttttattcttccctATCGCCTGCACAGTGCGTTCTCCAGGAAATCCCTTCCGATCCTCCCCACCGCGGGGTTTTTTGTATGtgctggggggaggaggagggcaagaTCAAACGGATTTTCTGGCCGAGAGAGCTGTTTGTGGTTTTGCAGGGTGAAATGTGCCCGGGTGAGTGCGGAAGCGCCCATAAAGACCGTAAAATCGCTCGCCGGCTCATGCCTGCCCCAAGTGCGGCAGAGAGGTCCCTGTTTGCACgttgggttaaaaaaaaacccaacaaaacaacaaacaaacaaacaaaaaaaccccaaaaaagcCAGGAGAGGTCCAAATTACCTTGTCACTTCTATGTCTCGGTGGCGCCAGCTCGGAAATGGTCCCAATGCATTAATTACCTTTGGTCACGGGCACAATGAGGGAGAGttgcatttgaaagcaaatgcagCGGCCAGACCCCTTATCCCCCTGCCCCCCGGGCCAGGCCCCTTATTCCCACCTTCCCAGATCggctgagcccccccccccccttacaGCAATTcatttctccctcctccctatTCCTCCATCACTTCATGAGGAAACCGGGAAGAGTGGAGAGCACTGTCTGTCCTCTCTCGTCCCTTAGAGGCTCGTTGAAAATATCACATCCTGAGCTTTGGAAACTGAGCCGAGAGTCCCTGAGGCCTCACCTTCCCCTTGGAGGGAGCAGGGTCTCTGCCTGCCGGCTGCTCAGCTCCCAGACTCTGTCTGGGCTGGAGGCAAAGGCCATGTCGCTGTGCGGCTCCGGCAGCGGGCACACCTGCCTTTCCGAGCTGCTCAGGGTCAGGGGATGCTGCGGCGGCCGCCTCCGGCTTCACGGTGCACAAAGGTAGCCTTCCTAACAGAGTGAATAAGCACCCGTCAACCCTCTGCTGcatccccttctccctgccctccctcttGGATGTCCCATCAGCATCCTGAGTACACCCATGCAGGCATAGATAAAGCAagtggggatggatggggggaAGAAAGATGTTCGCTGAGGAGGTGGGGGGCGAGCATCCCTCCTCTCCCGCCCTCGTTCGAGCGTGTGCCGTTGCTCCTGGCTCCACTTGCAGGGACGTGCTCCGAGGCGCTGGCCGGCAGCCCCAGCAGCGGGGGGGATCACCCGAAGGGCAGCGGAGGCAGCGGCGGCTCCCAGGGCTCGCTGGCCTGCAGCGCCAGCGACCAGATGCGCCGCTACCGCACAGCCTTCACCCGCGAGCAGATCgccaggctggagaaggagtTTTATCGGGAGAACTACGTGTCCAGGCCCCGGAGATGTGAACTGGCGGCTGCTCTA
This sequence is a window from Lathamus discolor isolate bLatDis1 chromosome 2, bLatDis1.hap1, whole genome shotgun sequence. Protein-coding genes within it:
- the EVX1 gene encoding homeobox even-skipped homolog protein 1; its protein translation is METRKEMVMFLEGTQLGALVGKRVPNLSEAVGSPAPEPQEMIHRNCLSPRPGPLSSRERGGGGGGGGEDEEEVEVLPGTGTVPESRSAAAALLSAGQQPPAPEPPSAKGHQSSSDTESDFYEEIEVSCTPDCATGSAEYQHSKGTCSEALAGSPSSGGDHPKGSGGSGGSQGSLACSASDQMRRYRTAFTREQIARLEKEFYRENYVSRPRRCELAAALNLPETTIKVWFQNRRMKDKRQRLAMTWPHPADPAFYTYMMSHAAATGNLPYPFPSHLPLPYYSPMGIGATSASAATPFSTPLRPLDTFRVLSHPYPRPELLCAFRHPSLYPGPSHGLSSAGGSPCSCLACHSSQSNGLSQRPSGSDFTCSATTRTDSFLTFTPSVLSKATSVSMDQREEVPLTR